The DNA region ACCCCTCAAGGGCTGGATGGGCAAACACAGGGATCCTTGGGGATTTCTTACTGGGAGATCTCTGGGCTGGGTGCCCATCCCCACCTGCCCGCCTACGAGTTCCCCGTTCTCCATACGGTGCTGCCTCGACCTCCCGGGCTTGCAgagccaggaggaggaggataaaGAGGAGCGAGGGGGTTATGGCCCCCCACCCCTGCATTGTGGCACTGCCACTAGCTCTGCCactaatgctgctgctgcttctgtggccactgcagctgctgcagcaaatgctgctactgccaatgctgctgctgctgctttggccactgccgccgctgctgcaaatgctggcgcttctgcttcagctgctgccgctgcaaatgctgctgccgctgcagatgctgctgccgctgctgccaCTGCCAGCACTGCCGGAGCGGTGTCCGTGCACAGCACTACATACCAGGGTGTGACACAGAGCGGCTCTGTGACCTCACAGCccaagctgcagcccaggacaccatGGGCCTTCTGAGCTGCCAGCTCACAATGTCGACTCGCACCCAAATTTTCATCCCCCAGGGCTATTCCATGGTCTCAGAAGCCGTGCAGAGGATGGAATGGTTGGAGTCCCCGAGCAGGACAAGAGCCTGCAAGCGCAATGGTCACGATGTGATACTTGGAATATATCTGTGATCTTAAATCCGGGCAGTTTTATTACATGGGCTTTGCAGTAGTCatgagttttcctttcttcatgcctGGTTTCAGCATCATATAGATTTATAGATGCCATATTTCAAATGGAGTAAAACTTTTAGGAATTGATACTCCTCAGGTCATGTTCGAGCCATAGAGTGGGATGTCCCATTGtacacaaatgtcttcattgCTCTGGCATCcttaaaaatgctcttttcttgtGTTGGTCGGGACTTAAGTCTGACAATACCAGATCCAGTGACCCAAAGGCCTTAGCAAGCAGGGCAGCATAGTGTGGTATAGATCAGTGTCATGGTATAGATCCACTTCATCcctgcttctcagaaaaggAAGTTTTGTGCAAGGTGGTAATGACATCAGCTGGAAACATTCGATTTTGTCACATTCGACTTTGTCACttttcccaaggaacaagcatcaggacaagaggaaacggcctcaagatgcaccaggggaggttgaggttggatgtgggaacaatttcttccccaaagggctgtggggcattggaacaggctgcccagggcagtgctggagtcaccatccctggagggctggacagacggacatgaggttctcaggacacggggtaGTTCATCCAGGCTTGACTGGCCTTTGTGCTCTCTCTGCAAAGGCAACTTGCAGGAATCCTTTTCCaatttgtaattcttttttttttcctgatcatcAGAATACCTCTAGAtcttaaacatataaataaaaacatttaaaaatttcctATTAAGCTCAGGAGTTTGAAACATGGGAAGCCAAGGCATGTGAACCTCAGGTGAGGTGTCTCTACCGCAGGGCTGCCTGAGGCAGCGGATGTTCTCCAATGTCTTGAGTTTGCAGCTGGACACTGGCAGAGGAGACGAACTGGAGCTGTCTTgggctcctgctgcctgtgctcccaggTTGTGCCCGTGTTTCCAGGTCGTGCCCGTGTTTCCACGTTGTGCCCGTGTTTCCAGGTCCTGTGTGTGTTTCCAGGTTGTGCCTGTGTATGGTTTGCACAGAGTTTGCTGGCACTTGACGTTTCCTGGGGCTGAAACAAAGTCTCCAATGTGCAAATCACCTATTTCCCCTGCAGACACTTCTCTGTGTCCCCCATCGTGTATCCCAGGATAAAGCTCTAATGATTGCAAACATGCAGGCTTGTACGAGCTGGTTCAGAGCAAGAGTGCTTTGGGCAGCCCTGGTCTGACACCTGAAACGTGTCTCTGGTCAAAGAACGTCCTACAATGACATAGCACTAGTGACCAAAACCAAAGTGTTACTGTCCAAAGTCATAACTATGTAATTGAGCCTCCAAGACACATCATGGCAAACCTATAGAAAATATCCCGTATCACCCAGGAGAAATCCGTGCTGTATCActactttttgccttttcaaacaggaattagtgattatttttcctgagctgtccccaggatgctctgctctctgctgagaGCGTGCAGGGAAGGACCCGGctgcttttggggtgcagcGTTCAGCTCCAGTCGCACTGTGTGGATTGTATCTGTCCTCAGCCAGGTGTGCAGCAGGTGTCAGAGGAAGAACAAGACACGTCCAGGGTGAAGTGAGCAATCAGGGTCCTCGTTTGGTTGTGTTAGGGCAATCAGGAGAAAATGTGCAGTTAGAGCTGTTGCTTCTACTAGGACCTGATTGCCCTCCATTCTGAACCTTGTAGGGTTTTTGCTGCTTGTAGGGTTAAACAGAGCAAGCAGCTCTTCCTCACCCACAGAAACCCCTCCCCTTGTCTCAAGGTGAAGAGaaaacctctctgagcaacacGTTGTTTTATTCAACACATCTCAAACGTCGAGGATCAGGGGAGTGGTGTACACGGAATGGCGCAGTCCAAACGTGGCTGCAGGCGCCTGGGGCTTGATCAGCTCCACCTGGTAGGAGTAAAGGAGGAAATGGTGACCATGGGCCCTTGTCATCGCTTGTCTGGGTGCCTGTTGCCCTGCCCGTGGCCCCGAGCCCAGTGCCATTTCTGGACAGTCACTCTGcatctctctgtgtctctgtttggtcagggctggctgtgggtgcagcGCAGTTCAGTGTCCTGACCCAGCAGACTTGTCCTCAGCGACGGCCGTCTGCCGGAACAAGGGTGCCGATGGGCACTGGCAGCTCCTCCTCGCACACCGCAGTACGTGTGCCTTGCAGCCTCCAGCTCGCTGCACCTATTCGTGCAGCACACTTCTTGGAAACCTCAAGTATGAGCAGAGCACTCAAGATGTCCTGAGGCTGTGATCCACTGCATTTCCTTCTCGTTATGAGGGACGTATgtaagcaaaagagaaaaccagttTAGCAGCAGGTAAAAGGCATCCACTGAGTTTGTTTTTGAGGACAGTAAAAGAAAAGTCTAGATTTCAGCAGGTAACAGACAGAAAAGCTCATCACAGCTGGTGTGAAAAGCTGGGTCTGAGTCCAGAGGATGTCGAGCTCCAGCCAGATTTACTGGATTCCTGTCCCCTCCAAATTCGTCTTCCCAGCATTAGGAAGGCTGGGAGCTGTGTCTGCTTGTCCCTTGTGAGGTAAAGCAGTGttccttgccttccctctgctgggctggggacaagggaagggacaggagggctgtcctgcagcttgTCACTGCAGCAAAGCCGCGCAGGAGCAGAAGGCGGCTGCCTTACCCTTCCCGTGCGGTAATCCGCCGGCCCCGGTTTGACCGTCTTGTCTCGGAGCTGAGTTCGGGTTCCCATGGTGTACCCAGGAgctctggttttgaaaacatcCAGCTCGATCTTTGGGAGCGCCGCAGGGCCTGGGGTCTGTAAGAGAGtcaggggagctgctgggtgaaaATCGTTGGTGTTTGTTCTTACCCATTCCTGGCACAGGATGCACCAGTTCAGCGAGCTGGGCAAAGCATTTGGGAACCACACAGCCCTTCTGGTGCACGTTGGTGGAGGCATGGGCAGTaaattttctctttgtgtgtttttgcgGCCCCCGGATGTGACTCTCACCTTGGCGAGATCAGCATCGTAGCGATCCCGCTGACTCCTGCTCTTCATGGAGTAGCACGGGCTGGCAGGCGTGTGCGCCGTGTTggggcccagcaccctgggcaaGGTGTAGGTGCCGGGACCTGCAAGAGGAACgggaagagaagaaacctctggggcagagacaggcacccTGCAAAgcctgctcagggcagcaggaaggatATCTGCTCCCTTTCCTCATTGACTCTGGTTGAAAAGCTGAGCAGCAGATTGTCACCAGAGGCCTCCCCAGCCACAAGGGTTTCCATCTCCCTGTGGTCACGTACCTGGAGTG from Columba livia isolate bColLiv1 breed racing homer chromosome 25, bColLiv1.pat.W.v2, whole genome shotgun sequence includes:
- the LOC135576375 gene encoding ciliary microtubule associated protein 1A-like isoform X1, translating into MARFTSHVQQNHLNGDSKLLRHKPKYQGTILLFPQAFKASPSMDGAFVGTWRPHRPRGLISAQFTSPGPKYSVQGTTGYINHNPTKVKAPAYTCRGAKAPAEGGCSPGPRYYVEPSMTRTGKYVAPAYAITGLPRIKTEITPGPSDYSPEKSNRHIFKCPPELSMAFRNRGLKTDFTPGPGTYTLPRVLGPNTAHTPASPCYSMKSRSQRDRYDADLAKTPGPAALPKIELDVFKTRAPGYTMGTRTQLRDKTVKPGPADYRTGRVRQPPSAPARLCCSDKLQDSPPVPSLVPSPAEGRQGTLLYLTRDKQTQLPAFLMLGRRIWRGQESSKSGWSSTSSGLRPSFSHQL
- the LOC135576375 gene encoding ciliary microtubule associated protein 1A-like isoform X2, with amino-acid sequence MDLTSSTPAESPQPYWLLQFLAFKASPSMDGAFVGTWRPHRPRGLISAQFTSPGPKYSVQGTTGYINHNPTKVKAPAYTCRGAKAPAEGGCSPGPRYYVEPSMTRTGKYVAPAYAITGLPRIKTEITPGPSDYSPEKSNRHIFKCPPELSMAFRNRGLKTDFTPGPGTYTLPRVLGPNTAHTPASPCYSMKSRSQRDRYDADLAKTPGPAALPKIELDVFKTRAPGYTMGTRTQLRDKTVKPGPADYRTGRVRQPPSAPARLCCSDKLQDSPPVPSLVPSPAEGRQGTLLYLTRDKQTQLPAFLMLGRRIWRGQESSKSGWSSTSSGLRPSFSHQL